A region of the Terriglobales bacterium genome:
TGCACCTCCCCGCCGACGCGCTCAGCCTGCGCGTGGGCCAGTTCGAGCTCGACCTGCCCTTCTCGCCGGCGCGCAGCTACAACCTGAGCGGCTGGGACGTCTTCGACCAGAGCAACATCGGCGTGGTGGGCATGGGTAACGTGGCCAACCTCTTCGCCTTCAGCACCCCCGGCCAGGGCATCGAACTGAGCGGCGGCCACCTCTACCGCGGCTATCACTACTCGTTCGCAGTCATCAACCAGAACACCAGCGGCTTGCCGCCCAACGACCCGGGCTTCGTGCCTTCGCAAGTCGCCTTCACCTCCGACGCCAACTTCAAGGACCTGTACGGACGCTTCTCCTATCGCTTCAACCTGGAGCGCGACGCGGAGAGCCGCAACGCCATCCAGGCGGCAGGCGCGACCGGCCCGCGCGACCACACCTTCATCAGCCTGGGCACCTTCTACTTCTACGGGCGCTCGGTGCAGCGCTTCTCCGGGCTATTCCCGGGAACGCTGAACCCGACCGTGCTCACGGCGCGCGAGCCCTTCTACCGCGTGGGCGGCGACTTCAACTTCAACTACCGCACCTTCAACGTATACGGCGTGATCGTCTACGGGCATGACCACAACCTGATCCCGGTGGACGACCTGCTGAACCCCTTCCCGCTGCTGCCGACGCACTTCGTGCGCGGCGTACCCGTGACCTACACCGGCGGGTTCGTGCAGGCGGACTACATGCCCTACCCTTGGTTGATGTTGATCATGCGCTATGACGCGGTAAACTCCACCTCGGACCGGATCAACACCTTGCTGGATGGGCCGGCGTCATTCCCGGGCGCCTTCAACTCCACGCGCAACCGCTTCACCCCGGGGGCCCAGTTTCTGATCCGCGCCAACATCAAGGCGTCGGTGGAGTACCAGATCCGGCCCCGGCAGACGGTGCTGGACGCGGTGAGTGGCCTGCCCATCGCGCCGTTCCGCACCAACAACCTGGTGGTGGGCCTGGAGTTTGTCTACTAACCCGGGGACAGACACGGTCCTCACGATGAAGGAGTCATACCTCATGAAGCGCAACAGTCTGGCAGTGATCCTGGTGGTCGGGTTCTTCAGCATGGCCGCCTTGGCCGGCACCATCACGGGCAAGGTGTCCGGCGTCTCCGGCAAGTCGGTGGTCTACGTGGACACCATCCCTGGCAAGACCTTCCCTGCCCCCGCCAAGTCCTTCCTGATGGATCAGAAGGGCCTGCTTTTCCAACCCCACATCCTGGTCGTGCCGGTGGGGGCGACCGTGGATTTCCTGAACAGCGACTCGGTGCAGCACAACGTCTACTGGCCCTCGGTGGGCGGCAACAAGAAGCTGACCCACAACCTGGGCACCTGGCCGCAGGGGCAGAAGCGCTCCTTCAAGTTCGACCAGCCGGGCGTGACACCGCTGCTGTGCAATGTCCACCCGGAGATGTCGGGCTACATCGTGGTCGTGCCCACGCCCTATTACGTCGAGACCGACGCCAACGGGGAGTACAAGATCGAGAACGTTCCCGACGGCAGCTACACGGTGGTGGCGTGGCATGAGGGCGCCAAGACGCAGTCCAAACCGGTGACCGTGGCCGGGGGCAGCGGCAAGGCGGACTTCACGCTCACCAAGTAGTCGTGGTGGGGCGCCCCGTTGCCGCGGCGGCGCCCCGTTCTCCTCTGCCTCCAGAGAAGGGCAGAGGATGGCAGCAAGACGGGTGGGGACAGCTCGATGCTGAACCGCTATCTCAATAAGCAGGTCGACCGCGACTGGCTCAACACGAATTTCCCCTGCATGATGGCGTGTCCTGCGCACACGAATGCGGGGCGCTACGTCGCGCTCATCGCCGAGGGCCGCTTCGAGGAAGCCTACCGCTTCGCCCGCGATCCCAATCCGCTGGCCAGCATCTGCGGCCGGGTCTGCGCCCATCCCTGCGAGAC
Encoded here:
- a CDS encoding carboxypeptidase regulatory-like domain-containing protein encodes the protein MKRNSLAVILVVGFFSMAALAGTITGKVSGVSGKSVVYVDTIPGKTFPAPAKSFLMDQKGLLFQPHILVVPVGATVDFLNSDSVQHNVYWPSVGGNKKLTHNLGTWPQGQKRSFKFDQPGVTPLLCNVHPEMSGYIVVVPTPYYVETDANGEYKIENVPDGSYTVVAWHEGAKTQSKPVTVAGGSGKADFTLTK